The DNA window GTTGAGATCCAGCGCGCCGCCGAGATCAACCCCATCGACAAAGTGCTGGCCGGCTGGACCGTGGGCACCGACCCGGCCACCCACGTCGACGCCGTGCAGCGCGTCCTCGACGCCGGTGCCGTCCCGTTTCTGCACTTTCCCCAAGACGATCCCCTCGCCGCCATCGAGTTCTACCGCGCCAACGTCTTACCGAAGCTGCGCTGAGCGCACCGCCGCCGTCACCGTTTCGGCGCCGCTAACCCGGGTATCCACCCCCGACTCCGAGTGACGGCCGGGACCACCCGAGTCCGCACGGTTGTTCAAAGACGCCCGACGGCGCGCCGAATGTCGCTTCCCTCGGGTTTGCGATCGGGTCGTCGACCTCGGGTAACCGGGGCTCTGCGGCCAAACCCGCGGCGCCGGATCCTTGAGAACGTGCGACAGATGCCCCTAAAGGGGGCTGCGCGGGTTACGAGTGGTGGGCAAATCATGCAGAATCGGGGGCTTATGGACGCTTCAGACCCAGAATCCCGATACAAGCTCGCCGTACGGATGGCAGAGCTGGTCCGCGGGATGGCCGCCCCGCGCCGCCTCGAGCAGGTGCTGGCCGACGTGACCGCGGCGGCGGTCGAGGTGATACCGGGGGCCGACATCGCCGGGGTGCTGCTCGTGAAAAAGGGCGGCGAATTCGAATCCCTCGCCGACACCGACGACCTGGCGTCGCAGCTCGACAAGCTGCAGCACGATTTCGGTGAGGGGCCCTGCGCCGAGGCGGCTCTGCAGCAAACGATCGTGCGCAGCGATGACCTGCGCAACGAACCGCGCTGGCCGAAATACGCGCCCGCGGCCGTGCAGCTCGGGGTGCTCAGCAGCATGTCCTTCAAGCTGTACACCGCGGACCGCACCGCCGGCGCGCTGAACCTGTTCGGTCACGAAGCCAACGCGTGGGACACCGAAGCCGAGACCATCGGCTCGGTGTTCGCCGCGCATGCCGCCGCGGCGATCCTGGCCGGAAGCCATGCGGAACAACTGTATTCGGCGGTATCGACTCGCGACCGCATCGGTCAGGCCAAAGGCATCATCATGGAACGCTTCGGCGTGGACGACGTGCGGGCCTTCGACTTGCTGCGGATGCTCTCGCAGGAGAACCAGACGAAACTGGTGGACATCGCCCAGCGGATCATCGACACCCGCGGCGAGTGTGAATAGGTCCTTGGGGACACAGGCGATCGCTCCGCTCTAGGATGGGGTGGCTTCATCAACGAGTCCGGCGCGGCGTTGCGCCGGGGATTGGTTGGCCACGGTGTGGGACTTCGAAACAGACCCCGAATACCAGGCAAAGCTGGACTGGGTCGAAAAGTTCATGGTCGAAGAGCTGGAACCGCTCGACCTGGTCGCGCTCGACCCTTACGATAAGAAGAGCGCCGAGATGATGGCGATCCTGCGTCCGTTGCAGCAGCAAGTGAAGGATCAGGGACTGTGGGCCGCCCACCTGCGCCCCGAGCTCGGCGGTCAGGGCTTCGGTCAGGTCAAGCTCGCACTTCTCAACGAGATCCTCGGGCGGTCCCGTTGGGCGCCTTCGGTGTTCGGCTGTCAGGCACCGGATTCCGGTAACGCCGAGATCCTCGCCCTGTTCGGCACCGACGAACAGAAGGCCCGCTACCTACAGCCGCTGCTGGACGGCGAAATCACCTCGTGCTATTCGATGACCGAACCGCAAGGTGGTTCTGACCCAGGGATGTTCGTGACGAGCGCAACCCGCGACGGCGACGACTGGGTCATCAACGGGGAGAAGTGGTTCTCCAGCAACGCCAGGCACGCGTCGTTCTTCATCGTCATGGCGGTGACCAAGCCCGATGCACGCACGTACGACAAGATGTCGCTGTTCATCGTCCCGGGCGAGACGCCGGGGATCGAGATCCTCCGCAACGTCGGGGTGGGAGGCGAGTCGAAGCACGGTTCGCACGGGTACGTCCGTTACAACGACGTCCGGGTGCCGGCTGATCACGTGCTGGGTGGTGAAGGTGCGGCGTTCATGATCGCGCAGACCCGCCTCGGCGGCGGCCGCATCCACCACGCGATGCGCACGATCGCCTTGGCACGCAAGGCTTTCGACATGATGTGCGAACGCGCCGTGTCACGCAAGACCAGGCACGGCCACCTCTCCGACTTCCAGATGACGCAGGAGAAGATCGCCGACAGCTGGATCCAGATCGAGCAGTTCAGGCTCCTGGTGCTGCGGACCGCGTGGTTAATCGACAAGCACCACGACTACCAGAAGGTGCGCCGCGACATCGCGGCCGTGAAAGTCGCGATGCCCCAGGTGCTGCACGACGTCGCGCAGCGGGCCATGCACCTGCACGGCGCGCTCGGCGTCTCCGATGAGATGCCGTTCGTCAAGATGCTGGTGGCCGCCGAGTCGCTGGGCATCGCGGACGGGGCCACCGAGCTGCACAAGATGACCGTCGCCCGCCGGACCCTGCGCGAATACGAGCCGGTGACAACGCCTTTCCCCTCAGCCCATATCCCGACCCGGCGCGCCGAAGCAGAGGCACGACTGGCCGAGCGGCTGGAACACGCGGTCGCCGAGTTCTAGAGGCGCCGCGTCAGGCGACGAAACGAACCACGCTTTCGGCCACACACGCCGGTTTGGCCGAGCCGTCGATCTCGACGGTGGTCGAGATGGTCGCCTGCACGGCGCCGTTACCCACGTCGTCGACGCTGACCAACGAACTCTGCGCGCGCACCCGAGAGCCGACCGGGACCGGGGCGGGGAAACGAACCTTGTTGAGGCCGTAGTTGATTGCGAGCTTGATCCCGTTAACGGTGTAGATCTGGTGCTGCAGCCGCGGCAGCAGCGCCAAGGTCATGAAACCGTGGGCGATGGTCGTGCCGAACGGACCCGACGCGGCCCGCTCCGGGTCGACGTGGATCCACTGGTGATCGCCGGTCGCATCGGCGAATAGGTTGACGTCTTCCTGGGTGACGGTGACCCAATCGCTGTGCCCGAGGGTCTCGCCCGCGGCCGCGGCGAGTTCGGTGACTGATTCGAAGGTGCGCATTGCAGTTTCTCCTTGGTTTCGGCTGCTAACAATAGCGCCGGGCATCGGGTGCCCCGACGATCCGGCCGCGGCACCCCAGTTTGTCCGGGGCCGCCGCGCGTAGTAGCCGGTGGACACAAATCTCCAACCTCACGGAAGGCCACCGCATGCCCGATGTGACCGCGCACCACGCTGCTCATGCACCCGTGGCCGCTGTCGGCCCGCACCTGGTCGGCGCAAATCCCGGCATTGAGCGCGGCCGGCTACCGGGTCGTCAGCTACGACCGGCGCGGGTTCGGGCGCAGCGACAAGCCCCTCACCGGGTACATTTACGAGAACCTCACCAAAGATCTGAACTCCCTCATCGAGGCTCTCGACCTGCGGGAGATCACGCTCGTCGGCTCCTCCCGGGCGGCGGTGAGGTCGCGCGTTAATTGTCGGCCTACGGTGCGGATCGGGTGCGCAGCGTCGTGTTCGCCTCGTCGGTCACCCCGTACCTGCTACAGACGACCGACAACCCGGACGGGCCGCTCACCATGAAGGACGCGGCGCGGTCGACCGCGGCGTTCGTCAAGGACCAGGACGCCTGCTACGACCAACAGATGACCGAATTCTGCTCTGCCAATGGCAAATTGAGAGTGAGCGCCGCGGCGTGCGCACGCGGCGATACCCGGCAGCGAGCTGGGGATCATCGCCGACGGACCGCACGGCTGCCACATCAGCCACCCCGCCGAATTCAACGCGGCCCTGCTCGAGTTCCTGGTGCGGTGACCGGGCACAGGCGCAGTCCCCCGTTTCGCGTGGGCTGTCGGGGGAATCCTTCGGGGAACCCGCGTCCACAGAAAAGGAATCCGCCATGCCAGAGCACAAGGGCCACAAAGCCGAGGACGACGTGGAAGCTGAGACGCACCAGACTCGGTCCCGCGCCGCCGCAGGCGAAGAGGACGGCTCGTACGTGGGGGCCGCCGGTTCCGATGACAGCTTCGACGCCGGAGAAACCGGTGCCGAAGCGCGCAGCGAACAGGACTGATCCGGGGCCGGGCGAGCCGGCGGCAGCCTTATGACAGGCCGTACAGCACCACCGCGATACCCACGATCACGAGTGTCAGGGCCGTTATCGCCCGATGCCGATCTTGGATCCACCCTCTCAGCCGCTCGAGTCGTTGCTCGATGCCTGGCCCCACAACCAAGTAGGCCAGGATGGGTGCTGCCACAGTCGAATTCGCCAGGAGGGCGTAGTAAGCGACGGCGATCACCGCACTCGCGCCGGTGAAGCGGGCGGAGGCGATCTGCGTCCCCACCGCCGCGCCGGCAGCCGGCACCTTCGGATTGGCCGGCATCGGAAACAGTCCCATGCTGGTCGCCACCAACGGAGTTACCCCGCCGGCCTTGGAATCCCGCAGCGAGCGGTCAGCCGTTCGGGCGCCGCGCCACCACAGCCGAACCCCCAGAGCTACGACGCCCGCACCCACAACCATGACCGCCCGATCGGCCCACGAGGGACCCGGGCTGAGCAGCACGTCAAACAAACGCGGAACGTGCATAGACGCGGTCGTGAGCGCACCAAGTGAAACCAGCCTGCCGGCGACGTAAGCGACGCTGGACACATACGGCCGCTCATGGTGAACGAGCAGCACCAACGACACCACCATGGGCACGGGCGACAGCGCGACCACCATCGCAGGTGCGGTCAACTTCGCCAACACCAGCCCTGAAAGCATGGACAGGTCAACACCTTTCAGGTGGACAGGGCGCCGCGCGCGCGATGTCCAGGCCACGCCGGGGGTGCGGCAGCGGGCTAGCCTAACGCGCTGATCGCCGCCTGCAGCTTGGCGGTGGCCTGGTCCGCGACGTCCTGCAACGCCCCCGCCTCCTCGGTCACTTTGACCATGACTTGGGGATCCATCGCCTCGACCAGTACCGCATCGCCGTCGCCGGCGGGGTCTGAACGCACCACCACGTTGCACGGCAATAGCTGGCCGATCTGGCGGTGGATGCCCAGCGCGCG is part of the Mycobacterium mantenii genome and encodes:
- a CDS encoding GAF and ANTAR domain-containing protein — encoded protein: MDASDPESRYKLAVRMAELVRGMAAPRRLEQVLADVTAAAVEVIPGADIAGVLLVKKGGEFESLADTDDLASQLDKLQHDFGEGPCAEAALQQTIVRSDDLRNEPRWPKYAPAAVQLGVLSSMSFKLYTADRTAGALNLFGHEANAWDTEAETIGSVFAAHAAAAILAGSHAEQLYSAVSTRDRIGQAKGIIMERFGVDDVRAFDLLRMLSQENQTKLVDIAQRIIDTRGECE
- a CDS encoding acyl-CoA dehydrogenase family protein; the encoded protein is MWDFETDPEYQAKLDWVEKFMVEELEPLDLVALDPYDKKSAEMMAILRPLQQQVKDQGLWAAHLRPELGGQGFGQVKLALLNEILGRSRWAPSVFGCQAPDSGNAEILALFGTDEQKARYLQPLLDGEITSCYSMTEPQGGSDPGMFVTSATRDGDDWVINGEKWFSSNARHASFFIVMAVTKPDARTYDKMSLFIVPGETPGIEILRNVGVGGESKHGSHGYVRYNDVRVPADHVLGGEGAAFMIAQTRLGGGRIHHAMRTIALARKAFDMMCERAVSRKTRHGHLSDFQMTQEKIADSWIQIEQFRLLVLRTAWLIDKHHDYQKVRRDIAAVKVAMPQVLHDVAQRAMHLHGALGVSDEMPFVKMLVAAESLGIADGATELHKMTVARRTLREYEPVTTPFPSAHIPTRRAEAEARLAERLEHAVAEF
- a CDS encoding MaoC family dehydratase — protein: MRTFESVTELAAAAGETLGHSDWVTVTQEDVNLFADATGDHQWIHVDPERAASGPFGTTIAHGFMTLALLPRLQHQIYTVNGIKLAINYGLNKVRFPAPVPVGSRVRAQSSLVSVDDVGNGAVQATISTTVEIDGSAKPACVAESVVRFVA
- a CDS encoding GAP family protein, producing MLSGLVLAKLTAPAMVVALSPVPMVVSLVLLVHHERPYVSSVAYVAGRLVSLGALTTASMHVPRLFDVLLSPGPSWADRAVMVVGAGVVALGVRLWWRGARTADRSLRDSKAGGVTPLVATSMGLFPMPANPKVPAAGAAVGTQIASARFTGASAVIAVAYYALLANSTVAAPILAYLVVGPGIEQRLERLRGWIQDRHRAITALTLVIVGIAVVLYGLS
- a CDS encoding DUF302 domain-containing protein, translating into MTSGLTTTLHTSFEDAVDRTTKALAEQGFGVLTTIDVKATLKQKLGEDMENYLILGACNPVLAHRALGIHRQIGQLLPCNVVVRSDPAGDGDAVLVEAMDPQVMVKVTEEAGALQDVADQATAKLQAAISALG